The Spartobacteria bacterium genome has a window encoding:
- a CDS encoding nucleotidyltransferase domain-containing protein has translation MVIDAKQKHKIKQELTDCLSNDTEISRIVVFGSFNQSDSPADMDVAIFQTSNLSYIPLAMKYRRQTRSIARRIPLDIIPVRENATSGLLLDEINKGETIYER, from the coding sequence ATGGTTATAGACGCAAAGCAAAAGCACAAAATAAAGCAGGAATTGACTGACTGTCTATCAAACGACACGGAAATCTCGCGAATTGTCGTATTCGGTTCGTTTAACCAATCCGACTCGCCTGCAGATATGGATGTTGCCATTTTTCAGACAAGTAACCTTTCGTATATACCTCTGGCTATGAAATATCGTCGCCAAACGCGTTCCATTGCCAGACGCATTCCTCTTGATATCATTCCGGTACGAGAAAATGCCACCAGCGGTCTCCTGCTGGATGAAATTAACAAGGGCGAGACTATCTATGAGCGTTGA